In Elusimicrobiota bacterium, a genomic segment contains:
- a CDS encoding methyltransferase domain-containing protein, with the protein MEWWNERYTREPFAYGKEPNDFLKEFWSLIPMGKVLCLAEGEGRNAVFLAKQGYQVTAVDQSRVGLAKAQTLAAENGVEIKTAASDLKDFVIQPGDWQGIVSIWAHIPRLMRDDLHKRSVAGLVSGGLFLLEAYSPQQLGKGTGGPPDLSLLMDLAEVRLELSGLNFVHSLEKNRPVIEGKFHNGMGSVIQIVGKKP; encoded by the coding sequence ATGGAATGGTGGAACGAACGATACACGAGGGAACCCTTTGCTTACGGCAAAGAACCAAATGATTTCCTCAAAGAATTTTGGTCCCTGATTCCCATGGGAAAAGTGTTGTGCTTAGCGGAAGGCGAAGGACGAAACGCCGTTTTTCTTGCAAAACAGGGGTATCAAGTCACAGCCGTGGATCAAAGCCGCGTGGGATTGGCGAAAGCACAAACTCTCGCCGCCGAAAACGGCGTTGAAATCAAAACGGCGGCATCCGACCTTAAAGATTTTGTCATTCAACCCGGGGACTGGCAAGGAATCGTTTCCATTTGGGCCCATATTCCACGGTTGATGAGAGACGATTTGCACAAACGTTCCGTGGCAGGGTTAGTCAGCGGAGGGCTTTTCCTCTTGGAGGCCTATAGCCCTCAACAATTGGGAAAAGGAACCGGGGGGCCCCCAGACTTATCCCTCCTCATGGATTTAGCTGAAGTCCGTTTAGAATTATCGGGCCTAAATTTTGTTCATTCCCTTGAGAAAAATCGCCCCGTCATTGAGGGAAAGTTTCACAACGGAATGGGGTCTGTTATTCAGATCGTGGGGAAGAAACCCTAA
- a CDS encoding helix-turn-helix transcriptional regulator has translation MTHIRISDIVSFHGALNEPLRLRILRLLMERELCVCEMMRVLKTPQYKVSRHLGILKKAGLVRDWREGTWIHYEIAPTLSSVLKETLACLRALWDQSPLIQEDLRWLNRTSVRKPGAPVVNG, from the coding sequence ATGACGCATATAAGAATATCCGACATCGTCTCGTTTCATGGGGCACTCAACGAACCGTTGAGGCTCCGGATCCTGCGGCTCCTTATGGAACGGGAATTGTGTGTGTGCGAGATGATGAGGGTCTTGAAAACACCCCAATATAAAGTTTCCCGCCATTTGGGGATCCTTAAAAAAGCTGGCCTTGTCCGCGATTGGCGTGAAGGGACATGGATCCATTACGAAATTGCCCCGACCCTTTCCAGTGTCTTGAAGGAAACCTTGGCTTGTTTAAGGGCGTTATGGGACCAGAGCCCACTTATTCAAGAAGATTTGCGGTGGCTCAACCGTACGTCCGTGCGGAAACCTGGTGCACCGGTTGTAAACGGCTGA